A genomic stretch from Deinococcus sp. LM3 includes:
- a CDS encoding MurR/RpiR family transcriptional regulator, protein MTELAEASGTGVATVMRLCRDLGFAGFQEFKLALAADLASVQGPVDAPSGTPESLIAHAVRTCSRVLEDTSKVLDPRELERALNALAGAPCILLTGQGPAGSRPWTSPTSCCASA, encoded by the coding sequence TTGACCGAGCTGGCCGAGGCGAGCGGCACCGGAGTGGCGACCGTGATGCGCCTGTGCCGTGACCTGGGCTTCGCCGGCTTTCAGGAATTCAAGCTGGCCCTGGCCGCCGATCTGGCCAGCGTGCAGGGTCCGGTGGACGCCCCCAGCGGCACGCCCGAAAGCCTGATCGCGCACGCCGTCCGCACCTGCTCGCGGGTGCTGGAGGATACCAGCAAGGTGCTCGACCCCCGCGAGCTGGAGCGCGCCCTGAACGCGCTGGCAGGGGCGCCCTGCATTCTGCTCACTGGTCAGGGGCCAGCGGGGTCACGGCCCTGGACTTCGCCTACAAGCTGCTGCGCCTCGGCCTGA
- a CDS encoding SIS domain-containing protein — translation MHVLRQARERGAFVVAITHRARSPVTEYAGCTLHTASPEDPLGGGAVASKVGQLLVLEALYTGLHARIPGAQEAVRATASAVVDKSY, via the coding sequence GTGCACGTGCTGCGCCAGGCCCGGGAGCGTGGGGCCTTCGTCGTCGCCATCACCCACCGCGCCCGCAGCCCGGTCACCGAATACGCCGGTTGCACCCTGCACACCGCCTCGCCCGAAGATCCCCTGGGCGGCGGGGCGGTTGCCAGCAAGGTTGGACAGCTGCTGGTGCTCGAGGCCCTCTACACCGGCCTCCATGCCCGGATTCCGGGTGCACAGGAAGCGGTCAGGGCAACCGCTTCTGCCGTTGTGGACAAGAGCTACTAG